Part of the Mycoplasma mycoides subsp. mycoides SC str. PG1 genome is shown below.
ATCTTAAAGCATCAGCTGAATATAATTCAATGATTTTAACTGGATCAATTATATTTCCTAAAGATTTACTCATTTTAGTATTTTTGTTTAAAATTCATCCGTGACCTAATAAATGTGTGGGTTGTTTTAAATTTAAAGTTTCTAACATTACTGGTCAATAAATTGAGTGAAACCTAATAATTTCTTTTCCGGCTAATTGTAAAATTTCACAATCATCATTTTGTCAAAACTTTTTAAACAATGAGTCATCTTCTTGAAGATATCCTAAAGCTGTAATATAGTTACTTAAAGCATCTAATCAAACATAAATTATATGTTTTTGATCTTGAGTAATCGGAATTCCTCATTTAAAATTTACTCTAGTTATTGATAGATCTTTTAACCCTGGTTCAACAAAATTTTTTAACATCTCATTTCTTCTATATTCAGGAATTAAGAACTCTGATTTTAAAATATTTTGCACAAATTCTTGAAACTGACTAACTTTTAAAAAGTAAGTATTTTCATTAACTAGTTGTGGTTTTGTGTTTGAAATTTTACATAATCCATTTTCATCAATTTGTTCATTAGTTAAAAACTCTTCACAACTAACACAATATATTCCTTCATATTGTCCTTTATAGATATATCCTTTTTCTAATAAAATAGTAAAGATTTTTTGAACAGTTTTTTCATGATAATCATCTGTAGTTCTAATGAATTTATCATAGTCAATATTTAATTTAGTTCATAAATCTTTAAAAGCTTGTACTTTAGGATTTAGATATTCTAGTGGTGTTAGATTAGCTTCTTTTGCTTTGTTTTCAATCTTTTGACCATGTTCATCACTACCTGTTAAAAAGAAAGTTTCATAGCCTTGTTCTTTTTTATATCTATTTAAAATATCAGCTAGTGTTGTTGTATAAGCATGACCTAGATGTAAATTACCACTAGGATAATAAATTGGTGTGGTTATATAAAATTTCTTCGACATATATTAGTCCCTTCATAAGTATTATTGTATCAAGAATATTTTTTATATATTTTTATATATTTGAACCTGTTTAAAATATATTGTAAGTAATTAATATTTAAAGTATGAAAAATTAAGTTTTTTTGATAAATTATGTACTAATTTTAGATATTTTAGCTATATTGTTATAATATTTTCGAAAAATTTTTTGTAGGTATATTTTTATGAAAAAAGCAACTAAATTATTACTTTCTATCTTACCAATTTCATCAATTAGTTTTTTAAGTGTAGTTTCATGTTCAACAAGAAATTCAAATGCAAAACAACCAGATAAAAAGCCTGAAAAACCAAATGAAAAAGGACCAATAATTCCTAAAAATCCAGATAACAAAAAACCTACTAATAACAATAATAATTCAAACAATAATTCTAATTCTAATAATAACAAACCTGGTTCAACTGTTCCAAATGAAAATAAAGATCCATCTAAATCAGAAGAAACACCAGAAAAACCTGAAAGAGATCCTAAAAAACCTGATAAACAACCTCAAGGTGATGATCCTAATAATCATCAACCACATAATAATCAACATGCTGATCAGCCTAATATAAATAAAGACGAATTTGCTGATCTAGACAAATTACCTAAAGAAATCTCATTTGAAAGGTTTGATTTTTATACATCAAAAGATGCCACAACTGCACTAAGTCATTTAAGAACGGATGGTTCAGTTATTAAAATTATTTTTTCAAACACTCATAGAAATATTTTTGGAAAATATAATATTAATTTAGAATTAGATGGAAATGAAAAAGAAGATGTTAAAAAAGGCTTGATAGATAAAGTAAAAGTTAAATTTACTAATAAAAAAGATAAAAAATCTAAAATTATTGAGTTTACTTTTACTGGTTTTAAAGTAATTCAAAAAAGTCCTGATAAAGAAAATAAAAATAGCAAAAAAAATTATATAAAGAAAAAAGAAAAAATAGATAATAAGTTAACCGGTTTATATCCATCATTAGTTGCATATATGATTATGTATACTCAAGAACCTAAAAATTATAAGAATTTAATGCAAAAAGATTCAATAAATTTTGAGGAACTAGAAAATAATAACCCTAACCTATTTGCAGACCCAGAAATTAATCTTAATGTTGTTGCATTAAAAGACTTATTGCTTGAATATAATAGAGAGTTAGGAAAACTTTATAAAGATAAAGTAATTGCCGTTAGTTATGATGATGTTAATGGTAAATTAGGTTTAAAATTGTTAATTGAAAATAGAGAAGAAAACGATACAATAGCTAGCAAATATTCAGAAACTTTAGAGTTTGATTTTGTAGGATTTAGAAAAATTGATTTAAAAAATCCAAATAAAAACGTATTATCTTTATTATTTCCACAAAATAATTTTAAAGATATGATTAAAAATAATGTTTTTAAAAAGAAAATAGAAGTCTTGAAATCGGGAAAACAAAAAGAAGATATGGTGTTGGTAAAAGAAGAGTATGCAAAACAACTAATTTTTAAAAATTTATTAGTTCAAATAATTGATAATGAAAATAATTTATATAGATCAACACAAACTTTGAGTCTTCAAAATAATAAAAAAGATAATTATACTTCTATATTAGGATTAGCTGGTGGAGGAACTTTATATCCGTTCCATACTATAATTAATAATAATTCAATTAAAAATATTTATTTAATGATTAATAAAGAAAAAAATAAAAAATATAAAGTAGCAATTAACTTTGAAGTTGATATTCCTATATTTGCATCAACAACTAGTGATTTAACTTTTCATGCAACAAGTGGTGATACAAATATATTAAAACTAGACATTACTACAAATGCTTTAATTGATTAATTATATATGTCATTAGAAATGAGAGATATATTATGAAAAAAGCAACTAAATTATTACTTTCTATCTTACCAATTTCATCAATTAGTTTTTTAAGTGTAGTTTCATGTTCAACAAGAAATTCAAATGCAAAACAACCAGATAAAAAGCCTGAAAAACCAAATGAAAACACTCCAAAAACACCATCAAAACCAGATGAATCAAAACAACCAGATAACAACAATACAAATCCAGGTGATTCAAATAATGGTTCGAATAACCCAGAAATTAAGCCTGATCCTAGTGAAAATCCACAATCAGACCAACCAATGGATAAACCTGATGAAAAAATTGACAAGCCAAGTCATTCAGATAAACCACAAGCAGATGATTCTAACAACAATAGAGACATTTTTTCTGACCTAGACAAAATATCTAAAGAAATTTCATTTGAGACATTTTCTTTTTATACTCAAAGAGATGCAGTTACTGCACTTGTTGATTTGCAAAAGGATCCATCAACAATTTATACAATTTTTTCTAAAGATTATAAAACTATATTTGATAAATATCATATTCAGTTCTTAGCAAACAATGAAGAAAGTGCTAATAATGAAAAGGGTCTAATTGAAAAGGTTAAACTTAAATTCACTCATAAGAAATTTGATCAATCAAAGATATTAGATTTTATTTTCACCGGATTTAAAAAGAATGAATATACTAGTATTACAAATAATAAAGAAAAATATATAACAAAAAGAGAAAAAGTAGAAAAAATAACAGATTTATTTCCATCATTAATAGGTTATGTGTTGTTATACAGTCAAGATCATAATCAATATAAGAATTTAATGGAAGCAAAAAACGTTATTAATTTTGAAGACTTAGAAAATGGTAATTCATCATTATTTATAGATAAAGCACCTTTGCTTAATGTTGCAACTATTAAAGATTATCTATTTGAATTTAATCCTGAATTAGGTAAACTTTATAAAGAAAAAATAACAGCAGTTAAATATGATGATTACAATGGTATTCTAGGTGTAAAACTAGAGATAGAAAATAGAGATTTTGATCCTAAAACTACAAAAGAACCAATCATAGAAAAAGAGTTTGTTTTTGATAATTTTAGAAAAGTGAATATAAAAGATAATGAAAAGAATCCACTATCTTTATTTTTAACTCAAGACAAATTTAAAGAAATGACAAAAAGCGGATTATTAAAAACTAAAATACAAGAACTTAGATCTTCAAATAAGTTAGAAAAAAAGGAACTACTTCAAGACAAAAAAATAGACTTTCTTAAACAACAAATATTTAAAAACTTATTAGTAGATATAAATGACAATTCACATAATATATATAGATCACAATCAACTTTAAGTTTAGGTTCTAATAAGACTTATAAATCAATTTTAGGTCTAGCAGGTGGTTTTTCAATTTATCCATTCCATACTTCAATTAATAAAGACTCAATCAAAAATATCTATTTATCAATTAATAAAGATGAAGAAAATGTACATAAAGCAATAATAGAATTTGAAGTTTACATACCTGTTTTTTCTACAGGATTTAGTGATCTAAAATCTTATGCAACAAGCGGAGATGAAAAATATTTAGTTTTAAAAATTGTACAAACTACTTCAATTCAATAAATTTATATAAATACTAAAAAAACTTAGACCCCCCCGCTACCATAAACACGGACTAAAATTTTTCAATATTATAACAGGATTGTTTTCTGAATTGTACAGGAGACAATCCTTTTAATTTTTCTTTTATTCTTATGTTGTTATATCAATAAATATATTTATGAATTCTTTTAGTTAACTCTTCTACTGAATTATATTTTTCACCATAATAAATTTCTTGCTTTAATAAACCAAAGAAGTTTTCTATAATAGCATTATCTAAGCAATTACCTTTTCTAGACATACTTTGTGTTATGTTATTTTCTTCTAGTTTTTTAGCTCAACTAATGTGCTGATAATGAAATCCCTGATCAGAATGAATCAACAAACCATTTGTATTTTTAACATTTTTAAGTGCTTTGTCTAGCATTGAATTTGTTAGGTTTAAGTTAGGATTGGTTTGAATTGAATATGAAATAATTTCATCATTGTAAAGATCAATAATTGGTGATAAATATAACTTTTGACCATTAACTTTAAACTCTGTTACATCAGTGCATCAAAGTTTGTTTGCTTGTAAAGAATGAAAATTTCTTTTTAAAACATTATCTGCAATTTTTCCAACAGTTCCTTTATAAGAACTATATCTTCCATTTTTTGTTCTAAATTTAATACACTGAACTCCAAGCTCTTTAGTTAACCTTAAAATCTTTTTGTGATTTACAATATATCCTTTTGATTTTAAGGCCATTTTTAGCCTTCTATGCCCATACGTTTCAAATGATTTGCTAAAAATGTCAACAATCATTTCCTTTAATTCTTTATCTTTATCTATTGTATTTTCTAACTTATGTTTTCATTCATAAAAAGACGATTTAGGTAATTTAGCTATTTTTAAGAGAATAGGAATCTTAACTTTTTTATGTGTTTTTAACAATTCTAAAACTACTTTTGTTTTTTCCTTGTTGATTTTTCTTTTGTCAACAAGGTGTGGAACTTTTTTCAGAATTCAGCCTCCAACTTATAGTATTCCACTTGTTCTTTTAATTCTTTAATTTGTTGTTCATTATTGATTTTTACTTGTGATTTCTTTATTTTAGCTGGTTTTTTATTAGGGTTTTTCATAATTTTCTTAGGTCTTCCTATATTATTATTTAACCCTAAAAATCCATATTCTCTATATTTTTTAACTCAACCAGCTATAGTTGATGAATAAATAATATTAAACTTTTTTGCGACTTCATCATATGAGTGATTAGTTTCAAGTTTATATAATACAATTTTTAGTTTTAGCTTTGCACTATAATAAGGCTTTTTTTCCTTATTAATTAGCCCTTCTATTCTAAACGCTTCAAATCTATTAACTAAACTTTCTACAGTATCAACTGAAATATCATATTTATTTGCTAAATAAGTACTCTTTTTAATATTAAGTTTTTTAGCTTCTTTAACAATTTTTAACTTTTTTTCTAAATTTAATTTAGACATATAAAAACCCCATTTCCTGGATTTTAGTCCGAAATATGGGGTTCGGGAGAGACTACATCTAGGTTTTTTTATTTTCTATTTATTATTTTTTAAATATTCTAATCCGTTTTGATAGCTTAACAAAAGTATGTCGTGTTTTAAATTATTATCTTTAGCATAATCTAAAATAGTTAAAATTCTTTCATTTTTACTTAGTTTTAATTCAGTATTTCTAGCTAATCTTTTAAGATCATCTTTTATAAAATTACTATTTAATCTTTTAATTATTTGATTTTTATAATTATTTAATTCATCTAAATTAATATTATATTTATGATTTAAAACTAAAATAACTTCATTTAAATAATTATTAACAAATTCAACCACTTTATCATTTTTTAAGGCTTGATAAACATATAAATACTTGTTAAAACTAAAGTTTTTAAAAACAAACCAAGCTAAAGAACAATGCAAAGCATTTAACATATAAATCTTTTTAGTTATTTGTATATCAAAACTAGTTGTATAAGTTAAGTTAGGTACTTGTTTAAAATCACTTGGTAATTGAGTTTTATCAACAATTCATAAATAATAATCTTCACATTCTAAATAATCATTTAGAATGTTTTTATTACTAACTATCCTATCAACTAAAACATCAACAAAATAAATATTATTGTTTAAATTAGAAAAATAAGACTTAAATAAGCTACTAACTCTAATTCCATTTTCACAACACATAATAATTAGTTTTTGATTATTTTTGATCTTATAATCTATTAATTGATTAACATAATAAATAATATGTTTTAAGTTTTTAATTCCAATTGAAATAGTTAATAAACTAACTTCATTTCAAGTCTTTTTATAATTTATAAAATCAGTTAATAGTCAAGCTGAAATGTTAGTTATACTTATTTTTTTACTATCTGAAGTATGTATTTTAATTAATTTCTGAGTATTTATTTTATTAACAATATCAATATTGTTATCAACAAAATAAATATGATCAACAATAGAGCTTAAAATTGGAGCAATAAAACCACAACCGATGTTTCCTGCTCCAAAGTGAATTAAATTCATCTATTTTCTTTTATTACTTTTTAATCATTTAACATAAACAAAATCTAGTAATTGAATAACAAGTTGAGCTTTAATTGAATTAATACTTCACAACTCTGATTCATCAGTTTCAAAATATAAATACTTATCAAATAAACTAATCATTGAACTTTGTTTTGGACCAATTCCTATAATTTTTACTTTTTTATTTAATGATTCAGCAATCTTTTTAATATATTCATTTTCACCAGATATTGTAATTAAAATTACTAAATCATCAGGTTTTATAATATTTAAATAAGTTTTTATAGAAATATAATCTGATTCACTAATTGCATCTTTTTGATACCAACGTAAACGTTGAATAAAATTTTTTGAAACATTATATGAAAGGTTAAAAGCAAATAAATAAATTTTATTAGCTTTATTAATTAAATTCACAACTTCATTAATTGGTTGAGTTTTTAAATTAATTTGTTGTTGTTTAATTGAGTTTAAAAGTATTTCAAAATAATCGTTATAAAATTTTGCTTTATCATCAATTCTTGAACTAATTGGAATTAATTCATTATCTATAATGATTGAATTTGAAATATCATTTAATCTGAATTTTAATTCATTAAAACCTTTTAAGTTAAGTTTTTCAGCAAATCTTGTAATTTTATTAGGACTTGTATTACATTCTTTAGAAATTGCTGTGATTGTTAAATTTTTAATATTAGTATAGTTTTTTAATAAATAAGTACCAATATTTTTGTAATCTTGACTACAATCTGTTTTAATAAAATCTTTAATTTTTGTTAGTAAATCTATTGCCATGTAATCACCCTTAATATTGATACTTATTATTAATTATTGTTTTGTACAAAAACTTATAACTTTATCTATTGTTGGATTTTTTAATAAGTCATTAAATAAATCATCATTCATAGCATTAATTGCGATATTTTGTAACATATCAATTTGATCTTCTTGTTTTAATGCTAAACCTATAACTAATTGTACTTCAGAATTATCTCAAATAAGTGGTTTTTGTAAGTGTATAACAACGATTAAAGAGTTTTTTAAACTCAACATACCCTCATAAATTCCATGAGGAATTGCTATTTTGCTTCCAATATTAAAAGAACAATCTTCTTCTCTTTTATTAATAGAATCAATATATTCTAAACTAACATTTTCTTGTTTTAAAAGTTCTTTTAAATAATCTAGACATTCTTGTTTTGAATTGAATGTTTTATTTAAATATATTTTTTTATATATGTTTTTAGTTTCTAACATTACATTACTTGACCTCCTGTAATGTTAATCGATTGACCTGTACAATAACTAGCTTTTTCTGAAATATAAAATAATAAAACATTTAAAACATCTTCAAAACTACACCCTCTTTTTAAAGGAACTTTACTAATATAGTATTGTTTAACTTCTGATTCTTTAATATTTAGTTTTTTAGCATATTGTGGGATTAAACCTTCAAACATTTCTGAATCTAAAAAATTACCTAGCATTAGTGAGTTAACTCTAATATTATGTTCAGCTAAATCTAAAGCTATACTTTGAGTTAATCCAACTCCACCAAATTTAGCCGCTGAATAACCTGAATTATATTTAGAACCAACTCTTCCTGATTTTGAATTAATTTGAATTATATTACCTTTTGTATTGTTTTTAATCATTATTTTTGCTGCTTGTTTTGCTGTTAAAAAATATCCATCTAAATTAATTTTTAGACTTGTAATAAAGTCTTGATATTCAAATGAAGTAATTTTTGCTGACTTTGCTCATCCTGCATTATAAACTAATGTATCAATTGTTTTGTATTTATTTTCGATCTCGTTAAATACATTAATTACATCTTTTTCATTGGTCAAATCACATACAAAAGTATCAATTTGATGATTTTCTTCTTTTAATTGATCAAGTTTTTCTTTATTCAAATCTAAAACAACAACTTGATAATTATTTTTATCAAGACCAAGTGCTAGAAATTTACCTAAACTTTTAGCTCCACCTGCAACAATAGCAACTTTTTTCATTATTTTTCTTCCTTAGTTTTTTGTTTTTTATTTTCAATTAATTCATATAAATCATCATATGTATTTTTACCAATAAATTGTTCAACAGGATATATTAAAGCGTTTGGAGCTTTTTGAGATGCAAAATCTTTAAAACTTTTCATAGTTATAACAATATCATATTCATCTTTTAAATCTTTAACTGCTATATTTGATACTTGAATATCATAATTATTGTTGCTAACTCATTTTCTAATTAAACCAGCAGCCATTGCAGAAGAACCTACCCCTGCTTCACAACAAACAACAATTTTTTTAATATCGTTATTATTTTTTATTGTTTTTTGATCCAAGTCTTGCTCATTAAATTCAATACCTTCATCAGTGATTTTAAATCCTTGATTTGATTCAGATTGTAAATTTTTTCTATTTTTTAATAACAATAAAACACTAATTCCAAATGCTATTAATGTACCAACAACAAATGACAATAAATTAATTAATAACGCATGTGTTCCATTAGATAAAGCAATTAGTGAAATCAAACTACCTGGACTTGGAGTTCCTATAGTTCCTCCTCCTAAATAAGAAGTAATAAATTGTGCACCAACTACACCTAGCATTGTTGCTAATAACATTTTTGGTTTTTTAATAATAAATACAAAATATACTTCATGAATTCCACCAATTGTATGAATTAATGAACTAGCCGTTGCGTTATATCTATCTTCTTTTTTAGTAAAAATAATATAAGCTAATAATAAATCTAAACCAGGACCAGGATTTGGATCATATAAGAAAAAGATTGATCTAGGGTTTGCAACTCCATTAGATCTTTGAATTTGAATTTCATTATAACCAATAGGTCCTAAAACACCGTGATTTAAAGCGTTATTTAAAAATGATACTTTAATTGGTTCAGTAAAAAAACCTAATAAAGGAGCAACTCATTTATTATCTCCAAATAATTTAATAATTGAGATCATTACAAAAGTAATACCCCACATTATTCATCCTCAGCTTCAAAATACAACTAAACCTAGTAATATAGCATAAATTGCTAATCCAAAATTTTTAACTAGCATTTCTAAGCCCGGATTAATTTTATGTAAATATAATTTTTCTACTTTTTTTAAAAATAATGCTGATAAAGGTCCAACTATCATAGCACCAATAAATTGGTTTGGTGAACCAGGATGAACCCATTTATCTCCTACTTTTTGTCAAATATAATGACTATAAATATGATCAGTACCAGTAATTGTTGCAACTATAATAAAAGTTGCAATCATTCCACCTCTTAAACCATAAACTAGTCTACCACCATTAAATGCAATTAATATTGGTAAAAGTCATTTAATTTCTGGTTCAACCAATCTTCCTAACATTGGTACATCAAATCAACCTAGTTTTTTATTATGATCAAAATCATATAAAAACATAGCTGTTCAAAGTCCTCAAGCTAGTAAAACACCAATTGATGGCATAATCATACCAGCCATAAAAGACCCAGTTTTTTGAACTTTAAGTTTAAATTTATTTGCTCATTCTTTGTGAGTCATCTGAACTTTTGAGTTCATCAAACATTCATCTCCTAAGATTATATTAACTCAGGTTGTAAATATTTACAATATGCTGTAAATATTTTTATATCGGCAAATTATTCAAATAAAAAAGCGCTTTTGGCGCTGCTATTATATTTTTATTATATCTATATTATATCTATATTATTTCTTTTTATGATTTATTGTATCTTGATGTATCTTATTGTATCTTTAGTATATCAGTATTATATCGCTTCCTTCTATTATTTTGATATATAAAAAAGATATGTTATTTATCAATGCGTATTCAATAACCTGTTTTGTTTGAACCAATTCTTTTTAAAATATTCTTCTTAACTAGTTTTTTAACTGTTCTTTGCATTGTTATTCAAGACATATCAAATTCATCAGCCAATTCTGTTAATGATGAAATCTTTTGATTTTTATCACAATAATTTAAAATATCTTCTTCTAAAGAAGATAAATTCATATTTTCTACTATATCTTCTGTTTTAATTTCTACACTATTACTATTTTCATGAACACTCAAAAACTCATCATCAGTTTTTTTCTATAAAAGCTAAAAGTAAATCCAAAATTAGAAATATCATATGAATATTTAATGTTGTACTTATCACATAAACTAAATACAGTTTGAAAACCTGTTCCAAAGTTTTCTACAAGATTATTTTTATATAATGTAGTAGCTATAAGTGGATTCATTGGCTTAGATGAAATTTTACCTTCAGCAAAATTTGCTGGAATAGTATTTAATGGAAAATGACCAGGATTATAAATTCTGACTTCACTTGGAAAAATTGATATTTCGTTATAATCACCACTAGTTATTCTCATATGAACAAAACTATTAACGATAATTTCACGAATTGCTTTAACTGGAATTTCTGGACGCGGAACTCTTCTTAAATCTTCATAAACATAGACCTGATTTATGTTTTTTAGTATGTATTCAATAGATCTGTCAATACATTCAAAAATATTTCCTTCAAATCTAATATTATCAATAAGAGTTATTCTTTCATCTGTTAAAAACTTACCTAGTTTTACAGTTAATGGTTTATTTTTTGAAAATAAATAATATCCGGCATTATTTAGTTTATCATTTTCCATTAGATCTAATTTTATTAGCGCTTCTTTGGTTGAGTTAAAAATATAATTAAACTTTCCTAGATCATATGCCTTTCTTACATAATTTATTAAAAGATTTTCATCAACTTCATCTTCTCCATACTTTGTTATTTTTTTCTCAAGTTAAATTAGTAAATTCATTGGTTTGAAATAATTTTCTAAGTTCATTATTGTAAATAATTTGATCTTGATCATCAACTCTTGTGTAATATTTTCCATATGCTGAATACGGTCTTTCAGCACCATTTACTTCTATAGAAATATAATTTAAATCGTCCTGTTTTAAAACAACAACATTAGGATGTATATTTGGTTTTATATGATTTTTTATTTCATTTGCAATATCAGTTGTAGTTGTTTTACCAATTTGTTGACCAACAATTGTTCCATCATTTTTAATTCCAAAATAAAGAATACCATGGCCATTTTTGTTTAGCATTGCGCACAGTGAAATTACAGCTTCTTTTAGTTCTGCTGCACTTTTTTTAAATTCTACTTGCTCACTTTCTCTGTTAAACATATATAACCTACCTCATTAATTATTTATTTTAAATAAGCATTTTACTATATCTTTACTATACCTTTATTATATCTTTAATATATCAATATTATATCTATAAAACTTTTATTATATCTTTTTATATCGACTTAAACTATACAAACAGAAGCTATATCCATCACCAATAACAACCCTTTAAAAAATATAGTATATTCTACAAACTTGTGATAAACTAAAATTGCTGGCAACAGCAAACTTTGATATTAATCTTTGTTTTTAAAAGGTTATTATCTATTTAGCTAAAGTCTGATTTATTAAACATGCAAAAAAGCTGCCCTTATGGCAGCTTTTTTGCTTTATATTATTTTATTAAATTATTCAATTACGTATGGTAATAAAGCCATTTGACGAGCTCTTTTAATTGCTAAAGCTAATTGTCTTTGATCTTTTGGAGAAGTTCCTGTAATTCTTCTTGGTAAAATTTGACCATTAGGTGAGATGAATTTTTTTAGTAATTCAATATCTTTGTAGTCGATGTATTTAATATTGTTTTTTTGGAAAAAATTAACTTTTTTTCTTTTTTTAATTTTTTTAACTTGCATGAAAACTATACCTTTCTACTTATTCTCATAAAATTGAAAGTTCATCATCATCTGAAACTACTAAATCGTCAAATGATGAATCGCTATTTTGTTGAGTAGGTTGGTTAGGTGTGAAATTATCGTTTTGTTCAGTTGTCATATTATTTCTATTTTTAGCTGGTTCTAAGAAATTAACTCTTTCAGCTAATACATTTACAATTGTTTCAAATTTACCATCAGGTGTTTGATTGTTTCTAGTTGTAATTCTTCCTTCAACTGAAATTAAACTTCCTTTTGATAAATACTTAACCATATTTTCAGCAGTTCTATCAAATGCAGAACAAGGTATATAATTAGTTTTTTCTTCTTTGGTTGAAAATTCAGAAACAGCAACTGTAAAAAAAACAAACTTAGATCCGTTTTTTGCTACTCTTAATTCTAAATCTCTTGTAATTCTACCTACCAAATTTACTCTATTCATAATTTCCTTAATTATTTGCTTTCTTTTACAGCAGCTTCTTCTCTTTTAATAAATGGCTTTCTAAAGTTTTTCTTTTCACGTTGTTCTTCTTCATATTTAGTCATATCAGTTTTTGAAAGAACAACTGATTGTTCATAATTTTGGATGTTTTCTGTATTTAAAACTAGTGTTCTAACAACGTTTTTATCAATTTTTGCAATACGTTCAAATTCTTTAATTGCTTGAGTTGTAGCTTC
Proteins encoded:
- the metG gene encoding methionine--tRNA ligase codes for the protein MSKKFYITTPIYYPSGNLHLGHAYTTTLADILNRYKKEQGYETFFLTGSDEHGQKIENKAKEANLTPLEYLNPKVQAFKDLWTKLNIDYDKFIRTTDDYHEKTVQKIFTILLEKGYIYKGQYEGIYCVSCEEFLTNEQIDENGLCKISNTKPQLVNENTYFLKVSQFQEFVQNILKSEFLIPEYRRNEMLKNFVEPGLKDLSITRVNFKWGIPITQDQKHIIYVWLDALSNYITALGYLQEDDSLFKKFWQNDDCEILQLAGKEIIRFHSIYWPVMLETLNLKQPTHLLGHGWILNKNTKMSKSLGNIIDPVKIIELYSADALRFYIANDLPTEKDGNFSLELFIESFNAHLANNVGNLISRTHNMISKYFNGYIDLNNIKYDQELIDLGIKTIDNYIFNMDQYKISEAIKVVLELSNACNKYIEIKTPWNLEKENRIEELKTVLATLQRNIAIISYLLKPVLVNSYTDMIEQSGLENVQINFSDLKTFSNIKFNKLNNKKVIFNRIKE
- a CDS encoding LppA family lipoprotein, translated to MKKATKLLLSILPISSISFLSVVSCSTRNSNAKQPDKKPEKPNEKGPIIPKNPDNKKPTNNNNNSNNNSNSNNNKPGSTVPNENKDPSKSEETPEKPERDPKKPDKQPQGDDPNNHQPHNNQHADQPNINKDEFADLDKLPKEISFERFDFYTSKDATTALSHLRTDGSVIKIIFSNTHRNIFGKYNINLELDGNEKEDVKKGLIDKVKVKFTNKKDKKSKIIEFTFTGFKVIQKSPDKENKNSKKNYIKKKEKIDNKLTGLYPSLVAYMIMYTQEPKNYKNLMQKDSINFEELENNNPNLFADPEINLNVVALKDLLLEYNRELGKLYKDKVIAVSYDDVNGKLGLKLLIENREENDTIASKYSETLEFDFVGFRKIDLKNPNKNVLSLLFPQNNFKDMIKNNVFKKKIEVLKSGKQKEDMVLVKEEYAKQLIFKNLLVQIIDNENNLYRSTQTLSLQNNKKDNYTSILGLAGGGTLYPFHTIINNNSIKNIYLMINKEKNKKYKVAINFEVDIPIFASTTSDLTFHATSGDTNILKLDITTNALID
- a CDS encoding LppA family lipoprotein, with the protein product MKKATKLLLSILPISSISFLSVVSCSTRNSNAKQPDKKPEKPNENTPKTPSKPDESKQPDNNNTNPGDSNNGSNNPEIKPDPSENPQSDQPMDKPDEKIDKPSHSDKPQADDSNNNRDIFSDLDKISKEISFETFSFYTQRDAVTALVDLQKDPSTIYTIFSKDYKTIFDKYHIQFLANNEESANNEKGLIEKVKLKFTHKKFDQSKILDFIFTGFKKNEYTSITNNKEKYITKREKVEKITDLFPSLIGYVLLYSQDHNQYKNLMEAKNVINFEDLENGNSSLFIDKAPLLNVATIKDYLFEFNPELGKLYKEKITAVKYDDYNGILGVKLEIENRDFDPKTTKEPIIEKEFVFDNFRKVNIKDNEKNPLSLFLTQDKFKEMTKSGLLKTKIQELRSSNKLEKKELLQDKKIDFLKQQIFKNLLVDINDNSHNIYRSQSTLSLGSNKTYKSILGLAGGFSIYPFHTSINKDSIKNIYLSINKDEENVHKAIIEFEVYIPVFSTGFSDLKSYATSGDEKYLVLKIVQTTSIQ
- a CDS encoding IS3-like element IS1296 family transposase (programmed frameshift), with the translated sequence MSKLNLEKKLKIVKEAKKLNIKKSTYLANKYDISVDTVESLVNRFEAFRIEGLINKEKKPYYSAKLKLKIVLYKLETNHSYDEVAKKFNIIYSSTIAGWVKKYREYGFLGLNNNIGRPKKIMKNPNKKPAKIKKSQVKINNEQQIKELKEQVEYYKLEAEFWKKFPHLVDKRKINKEKTKVVLELLKTHKKVKIPILLKIAKLPKSSFYEWKHKLENTIDKDKELKEMIVDIFSKSFETYGHRRLKMALKSKGYIVNHKKILRLTKELGVQCIKFRTKNGRYSSYKGTVGKIADNVLKRNFHSLQANKLWCTDVTEFKVNGQKLYLSPIIDLYNDEIISYSIQTNPNLNLTNSMLDKALKNVKNTNGLLIHSDQGFHYQHISWAKKLEENNITQSMSRKGNCLDNAIIENFFGLLKQEIYYGEKYNSVEELTKRIHKYIYWYNNIRIKEKLKGLSPVQFRKQSCYNIEKF